One window from the genome of Bicyclus anynana chromosome 25, ilBicAnyn1.1, whole genome shotgun sequence encodes:
- the LOC128199483 gene encoding uncharacterized protein LOC128199483, translating into MVNYCCIPNCNRNSRSHKHLNFYSLPKQKHRQKLWLKRACRDDLLDKDMDKLRKTLRFCSRHFAPNTIVNRHLSLDALPTVSLPGASDENEPDIVPESHEGIICDSCDKHVYGFRYKCVTCDNFDLCQKCEMLERHPQHYMLRIPKSIKFGLADDLIKKWRNLFLKEHIQPDCESSSDDEPVKKYITLNDSGIDLTEDVKNDIRSEISRAIREANEKIANTPPVQVVREKVTKQKTPIRRKVDVPIDNETIKVDQEIVVDEAEIGSAPELVFADALKFDQADVKPTVADSCEVAVPNSPYIAVETQPLLYVTLSNDLSQFMIELAPDSNATESNTIK; encoded by the exons ATGGTTAATTATTGTTGCATTCCCAATTGTAACCGCAATAGCAGAAGTCATAAACATCTAAATTTTTACAGTTTGCCAAAACAAAAACACCG CCAGAAGCTGTGGCTCAAACGTGCCTGCAGAGATGATCTCCTCGACAAGGATATGGATAAGCTGAGGAAAACCCTTAGGTTCTGTTCCCGACACTTCGCTCCTAATACTATTGTGAATAGACATTTATCTCTGGATGCTCTGCCTACTGTCAGCTTGCCAGGGGCTAGTGATGAAA ATGAACCAGACATAGTTCCAGAGAGTCATGAAGGTATTATATGTGACAGTTGCGACAAGCACGTATATGGGTTCCGCTACAAGTGTGTCACCTGTGATAACTTTGACTTGTGCCAAAAGTGTGAAATGCTTGAGAGACACCCACAACACTATATGTTGAGAATACCTAAGTCAATTAAATTT GGTCTAGCTGACGACCTAATTAAGAAATGGCGTAACTTATTTCTAAAAGAACACATACAGCCCGATTGTGAATCCTCCAGCGACGATGAACCAGTTAAAAAATACATCACACTCAATGACAGTGGAATTGACTTAACTGAAGACGTCAAAAATGATATAAGAAGTGAAATATCGAGAGCCATAAGAGAAGCAAATGAGAAAATAGCAAATACTCCTCCCGTACAAGTAGTTAGAGAAAAAGTTACAAAACAAAAGACACCAATCAGAAGGAAAGTTGACGTCCCAATAGACAACGAGACAATTAAAGTTGACCAAGAAATTGTTGTAGATGAAGCAGAAATTGGATCAGCTCCTGAATTAGTGTTTGCTGATGCTCTGAAATTCGACCAGGCTGATGTAAAGCCAACTGTGGCAGATTCTTGTGAAGTTGCCGTGCCTAACTCTCCTTATATCGCAG TGGAGACCCAGCCATTACTATATGTCACGTTAAGCAATGACTTATCACAGTTTATGATAGAGCTTGCACCTGATAGTAATGCTACTGAAAGCAatacaataaaatga
- the LOC112058334 gene encoding uncharacterized protein LOC112058334 isoform X1, with protein sequence MVNYCCIPNCNRNSRSHKHLNFYSLPKQKHRQKLWLKRACRDDLLDKDMDKLRKTLRFCSRHFAPNTIVNRHLSLDALPTVSLPGASDENEPDVVPESHEGIICDSCDKHIYGFRYKCVTCDNFDLCQKCEMLERHPQHYMLRIPKSIKFGLADDLIKKWRNLFLKEHIQPDCESSSDDEPVKKYITLNDSGIDLTEDVKNDIRSEISRAIREANEKIANIPPVQVVREKVTKQKTPIRRKVDVPIDNETIKVDQEIVEDEAEIGSAPELVFADALKFDQADVKPTVADSCEVAVPNSSYITVETQPLLYVTLSNDLSQFMIELAPDSNATESNTIK encoded by the exons ATGGTTAATTATTGTTGCATTCCCAATTGTAACCGCAATAGCAGAAGTCATAAACATCTAAATTTTTACAGTTTGCCAAAACAAAAACACCG CCAGAAGCTGTGGCTCAAACGTGCCTGCAGAGATGATCTCCTCGACAAGGATATGGATAAACTGAGGAAAACCCTTAGGTTCTGTTCCCGACACTTCGCTCCTAATACTATTGTGAATAGACATTTATCTTTGGATGCTCTGCCTACTGTCAGCTTGCCAGGGGCTAGTGATGAAA ATGAACCAGACGTAGTTCCAGAGAGCCATGAAGGTATTATATGTGACAGTTGCGACAAGCACATATATGGGTTCCGCTACAAGTGTGTCACCTGTGATAACTTTGACTTGTGCCAAAAGTGTGAAATGCTTGAGAGACACCCACAACACTATATGTTGAGAATACCTAAGTCAATTAAATTT ggTCTAGCTGATGACTTAATTAAGAAATGGCGAAACTTATTTCTAAAAGAACACATACAGCCCGACTGTGAATCCTCCAGCGATGATGAACCAGTTAAAAAATACATCACACTCAATGACAGTGGCATTGATTTAACAGAAGACGTCAAAAATGATATAAGAAGTGAAATTTCGAGAGCCATAAGAGAAGCAAATGAGAAAATAGCAAATATTCCTCCCGTACAAGTAGTTAGAGAAAAGGTTACAAAACAAAAGACACCAATCAGAAGAAAAGTTGATGTCCCAATAGACAATGAGACGATTAAAGTTGACCAAGAAATTGTTGAAGATGAAGCAGAAATTGGATCAGCTCCTGAATTAGTGTTTGCTGATGCTCTGAAATTCGACCAGGCTGATGTAAAGCCAACTGTGGCAGATTCTTGTGAAGTTGCTGTGCCTAACTCTTCTTATATCACAG TGGAGACCCAGCCATTACTATATGTCACGTTAAGCAATGACTTATCACAGTTTATGATAGAGCTTGCACCTGATAGTAATGCTACTGAAAGCAatacaataaaatga
- the LOC112058334 gene encoding uncharacterized protein LOC112058334 isoform X2, producing the protein MSARIRRLIRDGTTNELASEVCCISHSLCFLQLLLISSQRVGISRYSDFIVASAVSLPGASDENEPDVVPESHEGIICDSCDKHIYGFRYKCVTCDNFDLCQKCEMLERHPQHYMLRIPKSIKFGLADDLIKKWRNLFLKEHIQPDCESSSDDEPVKKYITLNDSGIDLTEDVKNDIRSEISRAIREANEKIANIPPVQVVREKVTKQKTPIRRKVDVPIDNETIKVDQEIVEDEAEIGSAPELVFADALKFDQADVKPTVADSCEVAVPNSSYITVETQPLLYVTLSNDLSQFMIELAPDSNATESNTIK; encoded by the exons ATGTCAGCTCGCATCAGGCGGTTGATTCGCGACGGTACAACCAATGAGCTAGCGAGCGAGGTATGTTGCATTAGCCATTCTTTGTGCTTTTTGCAGTTATTACTGATTTCCTCACAAAGAGTTGGCATTTCAAGGTATTCAGATTTCATTGTTGCGAGTGCTGTCAGCTTGCCAGGGGCTAGTGATGAAA ATGAACCAGACGTAGTTCCAGAGAGCCATGAAGGTATTATATGTGACAGTTGCGACAAGCACATATATGGGTTCCGCTACAAGTGTGTCACCTGTGATAACTTTGACTTGTGCCAAAAGTGTGAAATGCTTGAGAGACACCCACAACACTATATGTTGAGAATACCTAAGTCAATTAAATTT ggTCTAGCTGATGACTTAATTAAGAAATGGCGAAACTTATTTCTAAAAGAACACATACAGCCCGACTGTGAATCCTCCAGCGATGATGAACCAGTTAAAAAATACATCACACTCAATGACAGTGGCATTGATTTAACAGAAGACGTCAAAAATGATATAAGAAGTGAAATTTCGAGAGCCATAAGAGAAGCAAATGAGAAAATAGCAAATATTCCTCCCGTACAAGTAGTTAGAGAAAAGGTTACAAAACAAAAGACACCAATCAGAAGAAAAGTTGATGTCCCAATAGACAATGAGACGATTAAAGTTGACCAAGAAATTGTTGAAGATGAAGCAGAAATTGGATCAGCTCCTGAATTAGTGTTTGCTGATGCTCTGAAATTCGACCAGGCTGATGTAAAGCCAACTGTGGCAGATTCTTGTGAAGTTGCTGTGCCTAACTCTTCTTATATCACAG TGGAGACCCAGCCATTACTATATGTCACGTTAAGCAATGACTTATCACAGTTTATGATAGAGCTTGCACCTGATAGTAATGCTACTGAAAGCAatacaataaaatga
- the LOC128199495 gene encoding uncharacterized protein LOC128199495, protein NEQLKREISALRYEYDKLDRMLRERRSSPEHSDDSASVCSACPECASADGSVRAVAFHDLSVVPEEGEQENKSGAASPCTCDECQKDVKAVEENAQSNSKDAITIKETTRTANNAQIQPNTKDNGSDRTVDVLVHDAPTVPRFFQSVTSQPFHIVPPPPGFVIAPYQPQRFHTGGNVDDLLGEVQPSPTTIQTTYIQQNSIFMCNTRNIVQKKCCCQNRDSNAKTEACNEQTPKCYVTEKNIELTYDYPRTTPIPSSPSKKSGDEVHSTTTEVASTVVFVEKKMPSKPKKFDFFFRSRSAPVGDNEEPIYATVNKLPKKLRRMELANLEKEVAYRNGEQDSSSRTEITLKTDSESQVPPPDDDTSRSDRDKSTIPQRQESPKAKKRKRFSLTFKKRERKRREKKAEAKNGVKNGIVVQVESDNERLIEEQDPKHKHCTRHRPVPRNTMSSSSYGPRYKRDSYQEMTTSHSEHERTNSVCSSVNSLGSACTHKSRKLSAAPQDGSIPWCGCWGAGCV, encoded by the exons AACGAACAGCTCAAGAGGGAGATCTCGGCGCTTCGCTACGAGTATGACAAGCTGGACCGCATGCTGAGGGAGAGGAGGTCATCGCCGGAGCACTCGGAC GACAGCGCGTCAGTGTGCAGCGCGTGCCCCGAGTGCGCGAGCGCCGACGGATCTGTTCGCGCTGTTGCCTTTCATGATCTTAGCGTCGTGCCTGAGGAGGGGGAGCAGGAGAACAAG AGTGGTGCAGCGAGTCCGTGTACTTGTGACGAGTGCCAAAAAGATGTTAAAGCGGTCGAGGAGAATGCCCAGTCGAACAGTAAGGACGCAATAACAATTAAAGAGACTACACGAACAGCGAACAATGCGCAAATACAGCCAAATACGAAGGACAATGGCTCCGATCGAACTGTCGACGTGCTGGTTCATGACGCTCCTACTGTACCGAGATTCTTCCAATCCGTCACATCACAACCCTTCCACATCGTACCACCTCCTCCAGGATTCGTGATAGCTCCCTACCAACCTCAGCGTTTCCACACCGGAGGCAACGTCGACGATTTGTTGGGCGAAGTCCAACCTTCCCCAACGACGATACAAACGACATACATCCAACAGAACTCCATTTTCATGTGTAACACTAGAAACATTGTGCAAAAGAAGTGCTGCTGTCAAAATCGTGACTCAAACGCCAAGACTGAAGCTTGTAACGAGCAAACACCAAAATGTTACGTAACAGAAAAGAATATAGAACTCACATACGATTATCCCAGAACGACACCCATTCCAAGTAGCCCTAGTAAGAAATCCGGAGACGAGGTACATTCGACCACCACCGAAGTCGCGAGCACTGTTGTGTTCGTTGAAAAGAAGATGCCCAGCAAGCCGAAGAAGTTCGATTTCTTCTTTAGATCGAGATCCGCTCCAGTCGGTGACAACGAAGAACCGATATACGCTACAGTGAATAAGCTACCAAAGAAATTACGACGAATGGAACTAGCGAATCTGGAGAAGGAGGTGGCATATAGAAACGGTGAACAAGATTCTTCATCGCGTACAGAAATAACTCTTAAAACCGATTCAGAATCTCAAGTGCCACCACCCGACGATGATACAAGTAGATCGGACCGAGATAAATCCACGATACCCCAAAGACAAGAGTCTCCTAAAGCTAAGAAACGGAAGAGATTCTCGCTGACGTTTAAGAAACGGGAAAGGAAAAGAAGGGAGAAGAAAGCGGAGGCGAAGAACGGAGTAAAAAACGGGATAGTTGTCCAAGTGGAGAGTGATAACGAAAGGCTGATCGAGGAGCAAGACCCAAAGCACAAACACTGCACAAGGCACCGGCCGGTGCCACGCAACACCATGTCATCCTCGAGCTATGGCCCGCGATACAAGCGGGATAGCTATCAG GAGATGACGACGTCGCATTCAGAACACGAGCGAACGAACAGTGTGTGTTCGTCTGTCAACTCCCTCGGATCAGCGTGTACCCACAAATCGAGGAAACTGTCTGCCGCCCCGCAGGACGGCTCGATACCGTGGTGCGGGTGCTGGGGCGCCGGATGTGTGTGA